From the Lolium rigidum isolate FL_2022 chromosome 2, APGP_CSIRO_Lrig_0.1, whole genome shotgun sequence genome, one window contains:
- the LOC124689820 gene encoding uncharacterized protein LOC124689820, whose protein sequence is MVRILDPSDSRLCGGGATILLPGCQCPTTAVGKMASGRGKTKDVMVTNEQLAQVEYELARNRMVEENEERMARLGIHRASVAFKDACEGSRPPKQKKRKTPSSTLENTTERRVLRSRGANESGNANPTDQPSKEITTKLVDGEKGGRTITKKANIYARMNKTKIKIPFNEYGQPIGPDATEFANFIGTLVRKHIPPKAIDWRDVDEETKLLVWDHLQGFYELDSIALKYVINTSQRKWKEWKADLKKTKFDPELTDEELMPRCDDRISEADWKDLLKYWRSPEFEARSSTAKENRAKSTVPHTAGSKSHARVAQEMADELGYAPRRDEVFIRTHTLKKGPNKGQHVPEAAPVISELLRAANVHPDWKEKSLKEGDLFARVVGMKEPRGRVRVLGLGPTPQDVGTPDTRGKVSTRVLVEMVARREAEHRMSTLEEQMQQMQQQMIKMQEMMAASKGGHNLEAPSLQHGSSSRQNSIDEIEEEIDGEDGDEEDGEDDNVQRRKFVANPRNSSTQQDESLIGMDVLLYAWTGPETPVAKATVLSVDPDTTVGGEPLGPGTYEVIVNVAIKRDTILPYQYEDLLYIRDAVTRSIAWPSSKMKPYKPAVSGSSRH, encoded by the exons ATGGTTAG GATTCTTGATCCCAGCGACTCACGACTttgtggcggcggcgcaacaatCCTTCTCCCTGGCTGTCAGTGTCCCACCACAGCAGTTG GAAAAATGGCAAGCGGAAGAGGAAAGACTAAAGATGTGATGGTCACCAATGAACAGCTAGCACAAGTTGAGTATGAACTAGCTAGAAACAGGATGGTGGAAGAAAATGAGGAAAGGATGGCACGCCTAGGTATACACCGGGCAAGTGTTGCATTTAAAGATGCCTGCGAAGGAAGCCGACCCccaaaacagaaaaaaagaaag ACACCCTCCTCAACACTTGAAAATACAACTGAAAGACGTGTTTTGAGGTCCAGGGGAGCAAATGAAAGTGGTAATGCAAATCCTACAGACCAACCTTCCAAAG AGATCACTACCAAGCTTGTTGATGGTGAGAAAGGTGGGCGAACGATAACTAAAAAGGCCAACATatatgcaaggatgaataagacgaAAATCAAAATTCCATTCAATGAGTATGGCCAACCAATTGGGCCAGATGCAACTGAATTTGCCAATTTCATTGGCACTCTGGTCAGGAAGCATATACCACCAAAAGCTATAGATTGGAGAGATGTTGATGAAGAAACAAAGTTGCTAGTGTGGGATCACTTACAG GGATTTTATGAGCTGGACTCAATCGCTCTCAAATATGTCATTAACACTTCACAGAGAAAATGGAAGGAATGGAAGGCAGATTTAAAGAAGACAAAGTTTGATCCTGAATTGACTGACGAAGAGCTTATGCCTAGATGTGATGATAGAATTAGCGAAGCTGATTGGAAGGACCTTCTTAAATATTGGAGATCTCCTGAATTCGAA GCTCGCAGTTCTACAGCCAAAGAAAATCGCGCCAAGTCAACCGTGCCTCATACAGCTGGCAGCAAGAGTCATGCCCGTGTTGCCCAAGAAATG GCTGATGAACTTGGGTATGCCCCTCGGAGAGACGAAGTGTTCATCAGAACACACACGCTCAAGAAAGGACCAAACAAAGGACAACACGTGCCAGAGGCAGCTCCAGTTATT AGTGAACTCCTACGGGCAGCTAATGTCCACCCtgactggaaggaaaagagtttgAAAGAAGGTGATCTGTTTGCACGAGTTGTTGGAATGAAAGAGCCAAGGGGTCGTGTTCGTGTGTTAGGTCTAGGGCCAACACCTCAAGATGTGGGCACACCGGATACACGGGGTAAAGTGAGCACAAGGGTTCTAGTTGAAATGGTAGCACGTCGAGAAGCTGAACACCGCATGAGCACTTTGGAGGAGCAGATGCAACAAATGCAGCAACAAATGATCAAAATGCAAGAAATGATGGCAGCTTCAAAAGGAGGGCATAATTTGGAGGCTCCTAGCTTGCAACATGGTTCTAGTTCTCGACAA AACTCAATAGATGAAATTGAGGAAGAAATTGATGGCGAAGATGGCGATGAAGAGGACGGTGAAGATGACAATGTTCAGAGAAGGAAATTTGTTGCAAATCCAAGAAACTCTTCAACCCAGCAAGATGAAAGCCTT ATTGGGATGGATGTGCTTCTCTATGCATGGACTGGTCCTGAAACTCCTGTTGCTAAGGCAACAGTTCTCTCAGTCGATCCAGACACAActgtgggtggggagccccttggaCCTGGTACTTATGAGGTTATTGTGAATGTTGCCATTAAAAGGGATACTATTCTTCCATATCAGTACGAGGACTTACTATACATTAGGGATGCTGTCACAAGGTCCATTGCATGGCCATCTAGCAAG ATGAAGCCCTACAAACCAGCTGTGTCTGGCTCATCTCGCCACTGA